The genomic stretch tattatatttaaaactaTCGGAAGGGTCGGGTTTGGATCCGGATGCACAATATAATATACAACCCATATCCGCCCCGGTCAAAGTGGCAAGAAAGAACAGAACATTCCAGAACCCACCCGGTTGTTCTACTCACCAGAACAGAACTCTCTGGGTCCTCTTTTTATATTATTAGGGAAACACAGAGACTCATTCACACACTCAAAACCACTCTTCTATTCTCTTTCCATTGTTTTCAATGGCTGAAGAAGCCAAAGCTAAAGGCAACGCCGCATTCTCCTCCGGCGACTTCTCATCCGCCATCACCCACTTCTCCGACGCCATCTCACTTGCCCCAACCAACCACGTCCTCTACTCCAACCGATCCGCCGCCTATGCTTCTCTCCACAAATACGCTGAAGCCTTAACCGACGCTAAGAAGACCGTCGACCTTAAACCTGACTGGTCCAAAGGCTACAGCCGTCTCGGAGCCGCTCACATCGGCTTAGGTCATTTTGACGAAGCCGTTTCCGCTTACAAGAAAGGTCTCGAGATTGACCCTAACAATGAAGCCCTCAAGTCTGGCTTAGCCGATGCCCAATCTTCGGCTTCGAGGTCCCGTTCCGCTCCGCCGCCGACGAATCTTTTTGGAGATGCTTTCTCTGGTCCTGAGATGTGGGCTAAGCTCACGGCTGATCCGACGACTCGGCCTTATCTTCAACAGCCTGATTTTGTTAAGATGATGCAGGAACTTCAGAAAAACCCTAGCAATCTTAACCTTTATCTCAAGGATCAGCGAGTGATGCAAGCTCTTGGGGTTTTGCTTAACGTGAAGTTTCGTAATTCGACTGGGGATGATATGGATATGCCTGAGGCTTCGTCTTCGCCGCCTCCACCTGAGAGGAAGCGCTCCGCTGAGGCTGACCCGCCCAAGGAGGAGAAGGAGTCTGAGCCTGAGCCGATGGAGGTGAGTGAGGAGGAGAAGGAAAAGAAGGAGAGGAAGGCTGAGGCCCAGAAGGAGAAAGATGCTGGTAATGTCGCTTACAAGAAGAAGGACTTTGATACAGCGATTCAGCATTACACCAAGGCCATAGATTTAGATGATGAGGAAATTTCATACATCTTGAACCGTGCTGCAACTTATCTGGAGATGGGCAAGGTATGTTCTCCTCTAAAACCCTTAAATTCAATAAACCCTACAGCTAAATTCAAAGAAATGTATGTATGAATGTATTAGCACTGTTTTTCTTAGCTTTTGGGTACCAAATTTGTGTGCTTGAGCCATTTGGATTATGTTAAATGTTAAATGACAAATGTTTATGTTATTGTGGTATCTTAtagtatgatgaatgtattaaaGACTGTGAAAAAGCTGTTGAGAGGGGTAGAGAGCTTAGATCAGATTTCAAGATGATAGCCAAGGCTTTGACTAGGAAAGGCACTGCTTTTGTAAAAATGGCTAAAACCTCGAAGGACTATGAACCTGCTATTGAGAGTTTCCAGAAAGCTCTTACTGAGCATCGCAACCCAGATACATTAAAGAAACTAAATGATGCTGAGAAAGCTAGGAAGGAGCTGGAGCAGCAAGAGTATTTTGATCCCAAATTGGCTGATGAAGAGCGTGAGAAAGGTGTGTTGATTATTGCCCACTCAGATAAATTTAGTCATTGTTAATCAATCTAGTATGCCTATTCTTGTGCTCTTGTTACACTTTTTCTGCTTTATGTTGCACGAATTTGCTATTGCTATAATTGCTTGAACTAAATGTTTTATTGAAAGGCATAGACAATGCTTTTCTTGTGTGTAAAATATGTAGCTTGCCTGATTATTTGTGGCTAAAATCCATGCAGGAAACGAGTTTTTCAAAGAACAAAAATACCCGGAAGCTATCAAGCATTACACCGAGTCTTTGAGAAGAAATCCCAAAGACCCAAAGGTAGCATCACCTATAATGTCTAGGAATTGAGCTACAATTATCAGCTTCTGTCACGGGCAGGGTTTGCCGAACTGATACGGTGTTTCTTGCAGGCATATAGTAATAGAGCTGCTTGCTACACAAAACTTGGTGCCCTTCCCGAGGGTTTGAAGGATGCAGAGAAGTGTATTGAGCTCGATCCTACATTTTCAAAGGGCTATACCAGAAAGGGTGCTGTGCAATTCTTCATGAAGGAATATGACAAAGCTTTGGAGACATACCAGCAGGGTTTGAAACATGACCCTCAAAACCAGGAGTTACTTGATGGTGTTAGAAGGTATGGGATGTAACACAAGAATAAGCTTATTGTTTGCTTATGTTATTCGCTTCTCTTAACACAAACTTGCATATGATAAGGAGAGCTTGCTTACTAAATGCCGAGTGAAATTCTTTTGTTACAGATGCGTCGATCAAATTAACAAGGCTGGTCGTGGAGATTTGACTCCTGATGAATTGAAAGAGAGACAGGTTTAGTTTTTCTAAACAATTGTGCTCTTaggattgattttttttttattattgaaaagCCATTTTCTTTATGATTTACTGTTGTATTAATTTTGTTTGATCTAATGTTGCAGGCCAAAGGAATGCAGGACCCAGAAATCCAGAACATCCTCTCAGATCCCGTTATGAGACAGGTACTTATACTTGGAAAATTTCTTTATAGATTACTTGTAAATTCCATGGTAAATTTGATATGGGTTGACTAAGAAGTAATTTGGGGATGTGGGCAGGTATTGATTGACTTCCAGGAAAATCCAAAGTCTGCCCAAGAGCACACCAAGAACCCTATGGTGATGGCCAAGATTCAGAAGCTGGTCAATGCGGGAATTGTCCAGATTAGATGAAAAAAATTATCCAATTCTTATGAAACATGAAGAAAAAAGCTTTGTCATTATTTTCTGTTTGTACTCTTTTCTAGTGTGAATTCGAGTGATTAATTGTCCAAAGCTACTCAGTTGAAAAATTTTGAGATCCTTATTGGTTTCACATATATTGCTTAGAAATGTTGGTTTTGAACTCTTTTAATCCATCTCTATTAGTGCATTTTGCATTtagtctagttttaataattttaaaaatttttaGACATAGAGTTGAAATTTTTAGATAAGTGctcaaaaaaatttagaaaactggtggaattttagataaattttataatcatttaaaaaaaatttatttttactaatttctctatatatatatatatactaatgtATGTTAGTTTTTGTTGACTTTTGATTTGGTCAACAACATAGTCAATAACATAGTcacaaaaaacaataaaatttaaTTCAAGTATGTAAACGACACAATTCAATTCAAGTATGTAAACGACACCAGAATTTTATAGTGGTATATGCGATCAACGTACAAGGGTTTACTGAGTTTTACAAGCTCTAAAAATGATGTTACTgtcataacaaaataataacttaatgatatttaatttaaaataataaatatctctgAAATATTTAACTTATAATTGTTTCTGAGCGTTTGTCTCGGTCCCACGAGCAGCTTTGGTCGTATGCCTCTGCACCCTTTATTTTCTTGCTGCTCAGTATATTCCTTACGCATATCGAACAGCTTAATTTTTTCTTAACATTCTTGTTGTCGGTCGACCAGACCTTCATTAATAATAACCACGTGTCGCTCATGTGCCTCTTTAACATGCTACATTATCATGCAAATATTTCGGAAAACATTTGCtctcaagtttattttaatgtgaacaacatttaataaacttactagACAAGCAATCTTGCTAACCCGTCACATCCAACTGTACTTACTTTCTCGAAAATGTAAGTAATCATGACCTTTTCGGTTATTGCGTTTTCCCATGCATCGAAACCCTAGTCTCATAATTACTCATCAATAATACCCCTagcagtataaatataagccTCTTCACCCCTTTTCATTTTTATCCAAACATTCTTTTTCCTCAAGAACTCTCAGAATTCTCTCAAAACCATCAACCTTTTTTCAGTGCAATCTGAAGCTTTTGGAGCTATTTAGAGCAATTTCTTCGTTGTTTTTTCAACAATCTTTACTCTAAGTAAGTTTTCGAGCCAACTCCTCATATTTTGTAACAATTTACCTGCATTTTTTGGCTGTGATTACTCTATATTGGTAACTGATTATTCGATGTTCTTGGAGAGTTTTTGGGTAAATTGGGTTTAGGCAAAAAAAACACCTAGAAATACTATGCTAAAATGGGTAAATATAAAACAATGTTTAGGAGGAATATTTGGGTTTGTTTACActgattttgggtccaaaatcgaagtgaaaattcgattttgggTATTTTGGAAAAACAGAGATTTTCCCGCCTAGTTTTGAAGATGAAAAGattttctgaattttttttttagtttcacTTTTAGATCCATTTTTCCCAACCTGCTTAAAgatttatttttgtgtttttacGAGGATGTTTGTAACGcattggatagccaag from Humulus lupulus chromosome 5, drHumLupu1.1, whole genome shotgun sequence encodes the following:
- the LOC133778228 gene encoding hsp70-Hsp90 organizing protein 3, translated to MAEEAKAKGNAAFSSGDFSSAITHFSDAISLAPTNHVLYSNRSAAYASLHKYAEALTDAKKTVDLKPDWSKGYSRLGAAHIGLGHFDEAVSAYKKGLEIDPNNEALKSGLADAQSSASRSRSAPPPTNLFGDAFSGPEMWAKLTADPTTRPYLQQPDFVKMMQELQKNPSNLNLYLKDQRVMQALGVLLNVKFRNSTGDDMDMPEASSSPPPPERKRSAEADPPKEEKESEPEPMEVSEEEKEKKERKAEAQKEKDAGNVAYKKKDFDTAIQHYTKAIDLDDEEISYILNRAATYLEMGKYDECIKDCEKAVERGRELRSDFKMIAKALTRKGTAFVKMAKTSKDYEPAIESFQKALTEHRNPDTLKKLNDAEKARKELEQQEYFDPKLADEEREKGNEFFKEQKYPEAIKHYTESLRRNPKDPKAYSNRAACYTKLGALPEGLKDAEKCIELDPTFSKGYTRKGAVQFFMKEYDKALETYQQGLKHDPQNQELLDGVRRCVDQINKAGRGDLTPDELKERQAKGMQDPEIQNILSDPVMRQVLIDFQENPKSAQEHTKNPMVMAKIQKLVNAGIVQIR